Part of the Choloepus didactylus isolate mChoDid1 chromosome 27, mChoDid1.pri, whole genome shotgun sequence genome is shown below.
ttgacTCATCTAGTTCCTTTGAATTTCTGTTTGAATTGTAAGATCAGTTTGTCAGTTTCTGCAAAACagccagctgggattttgatagcaattgcattgaatctgtagatttgcGGAGGACTGCCATCTTACTAAGTCCATTTATTAATGACTTTAATTTCTATCAACAATGCTTTATCATTTTCAGAATGTGTTTTATTCCTCGTTAAATTTTTCCCttaatatttaaatctttttgaatgtattagaaatggaattttcttaatttcatttcctgCTGTTTATTGCTAGCATagagaaatacagttgatttttgtttcCCGTCACATTCTGACCTTGATTTTATTCCAAATGAGATAAACAGGTATTGGATAGCTTGGAGTAGAGGAATGACATGATATAATTTGTTTTAAAGGGACACTTTGCTACTATGTAGAAAGTAGTAGCTCACAGGGCCCAATGCAAGAAGGCCATGGTGGAGACTATTGCTGGAGTACAAGTGAGTGTGGTTGAATTCAACCTGCGTAGATGGGGTGAGTGTAGGGCACATTGGAGATATATATTTGTAAGGGAGGGTAGATGGGATTTGCCACTAAAGTAGATATGGgatgtaagagaatgaaatggaTGAAGGATAAGATTTTTGTCATGAGTCACAGGATGAGTGGAGTTGCCATTTATCGTGATAGAGTAGATATTTGGGGGAGATTTGGGCTGTGATCAGGAGTTCTGTTTTGGACATTTTAAGTTAAAGGCGCTTGTGAACATCAAAGTGGAGCACTCTGCAGTGGTTGCAGATACCCAGAGTTCAGGAAGAGGTTAGGTCCAGAGATAAAAATTGAGACTTCATTAGATCTTCTAGGGAATgaatacagataaagaaaagaggaACCATGAGTAATTAGAATTCAGGAAGATGAGTATGTAAAAAAGTATGTTGAGAGCTTGCAGGTGGTAAAATAAGAACATGCAAAAGTTGCCACTATCCTTGAAAGACAGTATGTTTCAAGAAAGAGCCATAAACATGGTCTAGAGTTGCTGATTGATTAAGCAAGAGGACTGAGGGATACACATATGACTCTGGTATTTGTCCCATTcagatagtatatattttttattaatttgaattCTCTTTTCATAAAATCCTTTTCATGACTCCAGAATATGCTGGATTCTTCCTTCTCTGAAATCCCATTCTACTTTGTGCCCATAACATTGAAATCTGATCCTGAAAATACTGTATCATTATTCAGTAGTGGCAGCTGACAGATCTTGCCTCCCTGAATTGAAAGGCctgttcttcattcttctttatatgAAACCGGAAAATATCATagctatttactgatttcttctttgatagaCTCAGTCAGCATGTAGGAGAGAAGGCATTCTCCTTCACTGATTTATCAAGCATTTCTTAAATGCAGATTTTCATTGAAGATTGTGTGCATAACACATTCACCAATAATTGTTCCTCTTTTCGATTAGATTTTGTGTGGGGTCTGGGAATGGCACCTATATGTAAAGCCCTCCAATGATGCTTCTGTGATCCTATGGCTGGTGAATCACAGCCCCAATATGATCTAGAACAGACTGAATTTAAGTgagaattaatttaaatatattttccaaaggtAAAGATTTTAGTAGCAAAGAATGACAGATCTGCATGTAATATTTAGAAGTTTACCCTTTGAACACGAGAAGTATTTACTATAATTCAGTACTATGAGAAGATAACTATAAAAATGAGCATAAAAGAAAGGGTTTAATTtagaaatttagaggaaatagaacTTATATTGGTATAGTAGGAATGGGAATATAATATGATATGTCCAAGTTAGGGAGATGATGAAGGGTGAGGAATGAAAGCATGCAGTAGGAATGTGCAAGGCCATGGAGTAGACTATCAAAAGATTGCAATGACAGATTAATGTTTTGGGTGTCTGTGAatcatcagtggttctcaactctggTACATATCAGATATTagaatggggagagagagagaggaaggggcacTTTATATACATTCCTAGACATCACctgcagagattctgatttaatacGTCTAGGTTGGGCCTGAGCACTCATAGGTTTAAACATTTCCCCACTGGTTCTAAggtaattatttttgtttcatattatttccccccaattttttaattctgtgatataaaaacatggaaaacattAATAGCAAGCCACCTTTTTATTTGTAGACATTTTATACACTCATCTTTTTAAAGGAAGGTATTTTGTGTACCTAAAGCCTAGGTATTTCATGTGCCTAAAAGGTAAAAATGATCAGACAGATCTCTGAgggcttattaaaaaaaatggcctGAAGTCAGCCAAATATAGGCCAGTGTTAGACGGTATTTATAGGAGAACTATGGAGGAGAAATGTGGAtaaatggaataatgaaaatgtaaacttTTATTGCCAGGCTCAgtgtttggattttatgtgtTAGTAATTGAGGTATTATGGTGAAAGTTTGATTGGTTTTGTATTTTTGCAGCTCTAGGTAGTCTTATGTTTCACCTGGGTAGCAGTAGTGTACCAATAATAAAGAACAGCCAGATATTATAAGAAAATCTGAAGGTAAAGCTGGCATGATTCATGGTCCAGGAGGAGGAGCTTGGTCCTTTACAACTACTTAACTGATATCAACTGAGACATCAATGTAGAATTGTGGAAGGAGATGCTGTTGGTGGGAGAAAGATAGAAGAATATATCAGGGATACTGAAATGGGAAGAGTTGGAATATGATTTACCTACTACATGAAGAATCTGATACAGAAAGTGACAGTTCCCATATCCCACGGAGCAGCCCATTAGCTTCTGAAGACTTTGTGGTATTCTGGCTTGTTGCAACATTCCCTAATgagtattttttattgttgttgcaaAAATTCCCCTTTTTCATTAGGAATGGGATATATGGGAATGTGGCACAGCTAGACCAGAGGTTGGAGTGTTCATTGTAGAAGTTGTCCACTAAATCTGATTGATGCTTTTGGAAAGTTAGTTTGATAATGGTCTTCAGAATGAAGAAGGGCAAACTAGAGCAATAGGACTGCCACACAAGAGGCTATCTCAGTTCTCTGGAACTCAAATGCTGAGGATCTCACATTCTGATACAGTGCTCTCAGATATTTATTCTCTGTGTTAGTGTGCACATATTTTGGTTTGCAAAagttgctggaaaaaaaaaaagatgtagtgcccccttgaggagcctgtggagaatgcaggggtattcgcctaccccacctccatggttgctaacatgaccacagacataggggactggtggtttgatgggttgagccctctaccataagttttacccttgggaagacggttgctgcaaaggagaggctaggcctccctatatttgtgcctaagagtctcctcctgaatgcctctttgttgctcagatgtggccctctctctctggctaagccaacttgaaaggtgaaatcactgccctcccccctacgtgggatcagacacccagggaagtgaatctccctggcaacgtggaatatgactcccagggaggaatgtagacctggcaccgtgggacggagaacatcttcttgaccaaaagggggatgtgaaaggaaatgaaataagcttcagtggcagagagattccaaaaggagccgagaggtcactctggtgggcactcttatgcacactttagacaaccctttttaggttctaaagaattggggtagctggtggtggatacctgaaactatcaaactacaacccagaacccatgaatctcgaagacagttgtataaaaatgtagcttatgaggggtgacaatgggattgggaaagccataaggaccaaacaccactttgtctagtttatggatggatgtgtagaaaagtaggggaaggaaacaaacagacaaaggtacccagtgttcttttttacttcaattgctctttttcactctaattattattcttgttatttttgtgtgtgtgctaatgaaggtgtcagggattgatttaggtgatgaatgtacaactatgtaatggtactgtaaacaatcgaaagtacaatttgttttgtatgactgcgtggtatgtgaatatatctcaataaaatgatgattaaaaaaaaaaaaataaaaaaaaataaaaaaaaaaaaaaagttgctggaaagcaatatatcagaaatgggttggcttttataatggggattcgTTAGCttataatttacagttctcagcCCATGACAGtgtcccaactcaaggcatcaacaggacaaaacctggactctgaggacaggctgctggcatttgggaCATCTGTGTCACATgaaaaggcatatggctggtgtctgctgctcttTCTCCCCCGGGTTTCATTGCATCCACCTGCAGGCagcctgtttctctcttttagcttctgtctctcttatcttcACTGGTGTgttcttgtctctcagcttccctcAGCATCTGTTAATTTCATCCTTAGCTTCTGCAACTGTTTTATCCTCTGATAAAGAattccagcaagaggatcaagacatgccctgaatgaggcaggtcacatctcaattgaaataacctaattaaaagttcccacccacaataggtctgcatccacaggaatggattaaaagaaaatggccttttctgggggtacaaaACAGCTTTAAACTACCACAGCACATTTTCCTGAGTTTTATAGTCAGTGATTAGTTTCTTTAAGTGAGCTTTAAAAATCCCCAAACTCTAAATGTTGAACTAATACCTTTTGTTTGGTGCTTTTATCTCTCATTCTACCTGTCCTCCTAACCCAATGTCATTCAGTCCTCTTTCCctgtataatatgtatatattgatGATTTCCACATCATTAACTCCAGTAAAGACCTTGTTCAAGATTTATATAACCAGGCAGATTTTTTGTCTGTGCATGTCTAATAACCATCTCAAAGTTGATTTTTCATAAtgcatatttgattttttatgccTTATGAACTGTAGTAATAGTCCTCATCTCACTACAAAACACTTTGACCCACcactatctcataccatatagtGAAGTGTAATCCTGGATTCTTCACTTTCATTAGCCACCCCAGTCCCCATTAACTCATTATTTAACCCTTTCTTTTATGTAAATTTATCCTGATTTCCTCTACCTTAAAGCATCTCCATTGCTCCTACAAACCACATGTAACACTCTgaaactcttttttctttcttgtttgtaCATTTAAGCTCAGTGAAAATAAGGAATATTTTTGTATATCCCAACACCAGGCATAGGGCCATGTATGTACTTAGGAGCCATTCATTAGAtacttgtggaatgaatgaattcagcccCCATCATTTTGGGTTAGTTGTCTCTTCCACCTGTGGTCTCTCTTCTCTCCGAGTTCTGTAGAATGGTGTCCCTCCAAACTCTGGTTCACTTCTAACAATGAGTTGCTTGTATTTCACTATTTCTGCATGTTTTACAAGGTCTTATTTAGAAAGCagccaaatatatataaattgccACTTACCTTATTTGTACACTAATTACTTTTAccttttttgcatatattattaTGTTTTTACCAGTGTGCAAGGGATAAAGAAAACTTGTACATGAAATTTTAGACTGTTTTGGGTTGTCACTAAAGAGCCACTTCCCtacaaggaattttttttcaaagttagaTTCCAGACAAGTTTATGAAAGTCATCATTGTTCTCCTCTTTCCTAGAAACTAGTGAAGTTGATGATGACCTGCAGggtcatttggaaaatgcaaGAAAGCAGAAGAGTATGGAACACTACCATAAACTTAATGCATTTGGAAATATCGTTCATCAAAGCaactgtagttttcctttcaggAAAAATCATATGTTTGAGTTCTATATAAAAACTTTGAAATCAAATTTAAGTTTAGTTAACCAGAACAAAAACTGTGAAATTAAGAACTCTGTTAAATTCCATGGAGATTATAAATCATTTCTGCATGGTAGGCATGAACAATTTCATTCTGAAGTTCATTTCCCTGTAAGTGCAAAACCCATCTGCAATAAGTCCCAAGTCATTAAGCATCAGGGATTTCACAAAATGCAGAAAGGCCATGTATGCAGTGACTGTGGGAAAGTCTTCACCAAGAAGTCTCAGCTCACTGATCATCAAAGagttcacacaggagagaaaccttacAGATGCAGTCTGTGTGGGAAAGCATTCTCCAGAAAATCCAGGCTCAAtgaacatcagagaattcataaaAGAGAGAAATCCTATATATGCAATGAATGTGGAAAAGTCTTCACCATGAAGAGCCGTCTGATTGAACATCAGCGAatccatactggagagaaaccctttgtgtgcaatgaatgtggaaaaggctTCCCTGGGAAGCGtaatctcattgtacatcagcgaactcatactggagagaaatcCTATGTATGTAGTGAATGTGGAAAAGGCTTCACTGGGAAGAGCATGCTTATCATACATCAacgaattcatactggagagaagccctaCATATGCAGTGTATGTGGGAAAGGCTTCACCACAAAGCACTATGTTATCATACATCAGAGAaatcatacaggagagaaaccttatatatgcagtgaatgtggaaaaGGCTTTACCATGAAGAGCCGTCTGATTGAACATCAGCGAACTCATACAGGAGAGAAGCCCTTTGTGTGCAATGAGTGTGGAAAGGGCTTTCCCAGGAAGAGTAATCTTGTTGTACATCAGCGAAATCATACAGTAGAGAAATCCTATgtatgtaatgaatgtggaaaaggctTTACCGTGAAGAGCATGCTCATAATACATCAACGAACTCATACGGGAGAGAAACCTTACAgatgcagtgaatgtgggaaaggCTTCCCCTTGAAGAGTCGACTGATTGTACATCAGCgaactcatactggagagaaaccgtacaaatgcaatgaatgtgggaaaggTTTCATTGTTAATAGTGGATTGATGTTACATCAACgaactcatactggagagaaaccctacatatgcaatgaatgtggaaaaggtTTTGCCTTTAAGAGCAATCTTGTTGTTCATCAGCgaactcatactggagagaaaccctttaTGTGCAGTGAATGTGGAAAAGGCTTTACCATGAAACGCTATCTCATTGTGCATCagcaaattcatatggaagagaaATCTCATATatgcagtgaatgtggaaaaGGCTTTACCATGAAGAGTGAACTCAGTCAACATCAAcaaattcatactggagagataCCCTATGAATgcaatgaatgtggaaaaggctTCACTGTGAAAAGTCGTCTaattgtacatcaaagaactcatacaggagagaaaccctttaTATGTAGCAAATGTGGAAAAGGCTTCTCCTCAAAGAGAAATCTCTTGGTACATCAGCGAACTCATAATGGAGAAACCATAAAAATGCAATGAATTTGGTAATGCCTTTAGGAAGAAAATACCCTTCATACAACACCAGAGATTTCACATGATACATTTTTTGGTATGTACTAAGTGTGGAAAATCCTATTTGCTCAAAATTGGTCTCATTACCCATCAGGGAATTTACATGGGAGACAAATCGTATGCGTGCAATCACTACGGAAAAGCTGTCACTGGATTCAGTGGTTGTGGGTCATCTTTCCTTTGTCAAGCCTTGTTGAAAATAGCACATGcaagagaaatgaataaattcaGCCAAAGTACACATAATCCTTTGCAGAGTCCAAACTTACTACATACAAGTGAACTCATGTAGGAGTCAAACCATGTTGGTAGTGACCTTATTAACCATCAGTGTGCTCCCAGGGTACATGAACATAGTGTGGTGCAGCCTCTTGGAAGATTTCCACCCTCAGCGGATTATAGAAATCCCCAGGAAAGGAGCTTAATGAATGCAGAGAATGTGATAGTGTCTTCACTGCTCCCTTAGCTCATGTTTTATGTCAAAGATAACACATAGGAAAAACCCAGACACACTGAATGCAGAAGAGCTGTGAAGAAAACTTTCTAGGTAACTTTATGTCTGAAAATTGTATACTGAGATAAGTCCTATAAATGGAGAAACTAGGAAAGTCTTTTTAGGGGAAGAGAGACCATATCAGTGACCATCATAGATCATCAATGATTTTACACTTAGTAGCAATATAATAATTGTGGGTAAACATTTTCCCAGACATAAACCTCAGATATTTCAGACTGGAGAAAAATTTCAGATGGCTGTGAATATGGCATTCATAGTCATTTGTCATGAACTTGCACAGAAATAAAACCTTTATGCACATACCAAATGTGGAGTACCTTTCACAAAATATCAGACAACTCATTAAGGAAAGAAGTCTCTTGAAACAGATGTATGTTTGAGAGCTTCCTGTCACAAATCTAAACTCATACATCAGATAATATACTTGATGTACTTTTGGATCAGGTGTCCTTAAACCGTATTCCTAATTTTGTTGTCAATGATTCCATAATTTTTAAGTTGGCTGTATCActgattaaatttttaattttatataatgaaGGGGTGTTCTATCCCCACCTTGTTTCATAAGATTAGCTCTTACATTTCTTAGTCCCTAGGTCTATTTCTTTGAGTCTTGATGTATTTCAAAAGGAAAGTGAATATATTAAGTTCATAAATGTAATtaaacatatatgtgtatatttatctgTGTTTAAAGTAGCATTAAGCAGTTTACAAAAACACCTTAAATgtgttttttctaaattttttttttaaataattttaggcactcaagaagttaaaaaatatacaaagttCCCAGCTTCCAGTGACATTTTACATAACCACAATGCAGAATCAAAACTACTAAAATGATTTAACACTATTATTTAAACTATAGACCTTATTTAGAGCTCACTAATTTTTGcatgcagtattttttttaaatatagagttATAGGAAATTTTATCACTTGTTTAGAGTTGTATAACAGCCATCACAATCAAGATGCAGAACTCATACATCAATACAAAGAAACACCCATGCTACCCCTTTATCATCACATCCTACCTCCAGCCATGACTCATGGCAACCACTTACCCAGTCTACCACCTTAATTTTGTAATTTCAAGAATCCtgttaaaatggaataaatagtATGTAACCTTTgacattggcttttttttttccttagcaaaTTTTGCCAAGTTGTTGGGtgtatagttttactttttattactgagtgataatctattgtatggatgtactATTAGGAAATTGGGTTTGTTTGGGTAGTATAGTTGTTATAAATAAAGATGCTGTGAATGTTCATGTACCAGATTTTGTGTGAATGTAAGTTTTGTTTCTCTAAGTACCCAGGAGTACAATTGCTAGTTCATATGTTAAGTTTGTGTTTATAAGAAAATGTCTGGCTATCTTTCAgattggctgtaccattttacattcccaccagaattGTATGAGCTCTCCAGTggttccacatcctttccagtacTTAGgtattcttaatatattttattttagtcatcCTATTATGTGTGTAGTCGTATGTGATCATGGTCCTAATTTACATTTCTCCTAATGGCAACTGAAGTTGAGCACCATCTCATGTGCTTGTCACCTGCATATCCTCTTTGTTGaagtgttcaaatcttttgcccattttccacttggattatttccttaGTGTGGACTTTAGAGAATTCTCTGTATATTctaagtcctttgtcagataaataattttcaaatatttttcccagtctgtagctttttatttctttctgttaagaggatctttttcaaagaaaattttaaaattttcatgaagTACAACttataagtttttttaaatggatCTTAATTTTGGTGATATGTGTAAGAATTCTTCACCAATCCTTAGTAAGAGaagtgtttttctgttttcttagatAAAtattatagtttttctttttacacGATGaaccatgatccattttgagttagtctTTTTATATGATCTAAGGTTTACTTTGAAGTTCATTTCCTTTACGTGTAGATGTGTAATTGTTCTAGCACCTTAGGTTGAAAAACTTTCCTTTCTCCATTAAATTGATTTTGCATCTTTGTAAAAATCATTTGCCCATATTCGTGAGCCTAtctctggactctattctgttccatttatctatgtgTCTTTCCCACCATTTATATTAACACTGTCTGGATTTTTAGAGCTATAGACTAAGTCTTAAAGTCAGGTAGTCTATAATTCCtcttattttcaaaattgttttagctattttagttcctttgtatttccatataattATATGATGACCTTGTCTGTAGCTACAAAAACTACTCTTGAAAGGATTTGATATAAGTTGCATTTAATCTGTGGAACAACCTGAGAATTGGACATTTACTATGTTGAGTATTCCATTCCTTGAACATACTATCCTCTtcgatttctttcatcagcatttgtACTTCATAGAATCCAGATCCTGTATGTTTGTTAGATATATACTTAAGTAATTTTTTTGGTAGCTGTTGTGAATGTTATTCTGTTCTTGTGTCTTTTATTTTGGTTTACAGTTTCCAGTTGTCATTGGCAGTCTGTAGAAATACGGTTAATTTTTGTGCACTGACCTTGTATCCTGAGACATCaataaactcacttattagttctaggaagGTTATTGTACAGAGATAATCACATCATCTAATGATACATAGTTTCATATCTTCCTTTTCATTGTGTATgcattttttgctttttcttccctTATTACACTGCATAGGACTTCCAGTACTATGTTAAATGGGAGCAGTGATAATGGATATCCTtacttgttcctgattttagagagGAAGGATTCAGCCTTTCCCCACTAAGTATGAtgttaattttacatattttgtaGTTGCTCTTGAttaaggaagttctcttctaatcctaatttgtggaaagtttttttaatcacaaattGCTGTTGaatttttgtcaaatgttttttctgcatcagttgatatgattatatgttttttcttctttaggctGTTAATATGACATcaattggtgttttttttttttttcttttttttaataaaatgtttggtagaattcaccagtgaaccTGTctgcctggagatttctttttgaATGTTTTTCATTATGAATTCAGTTCCTCAAATAATTAAGGGACTAttcagattatttcatttaaagtatgcttttcttttccttttagtttttggtTTCGAGGAATTGGTCCAATTCATCTTAGTTTTTGAGTTTATTACATAGGTTGTTCATAGTTTTCACTCATCCTTTTAATAGCTATAGGGATTGTATCCCCTGTATCCCCTTTTATGCAgtattagtaatttgtgtctcCTCTTTTATTCCATCTCAATTTTTCTAGACATTCTCAATAATACTGGTTTTTACAAAGGATCACCT
Proteins encoded:
- the LOC119521315 gene encoding LOW QUALITY PROTEIN: zinc finger protein 432-like (The sequence of the model RefSeq protein was modified relative to this genomic sequence to represent the inferred CDS: inserted 1 base in 1 codon; deleted 1 base in 1 codon); its protein translation is MIKAQGSLTLEDVVVQFTWEEWQLLDPAQKDLYLEVMLENYRNLVLLGYQDSKPDALFKLQQGEEPWTIEEEIHSQICPETSEVDDDLQGHLENARKQKSMEHYHKLNAFGNIVHQSNCSFPFRKNHMFEFYIKTLKSNLSLVNQNKNCEIKNSVKFHGDYKSFLHGRHEQFHSEVHFPVSAKPICNKSQVIKHQGFHKMQKGHVCSDCGKVFTKKSQLTDHQRVHTGEKPYRCSLCGKAFSRKSRLNEHQRIHKREKSYICNECGKVFTMKSRLIEHQRIHTGEKPFVCNECGKGFPGKRNLIVHQRTHTGEKSYVCSECGKGFTGKSMLIIHQRIHTGEKPYICSVCGKGFTTKHYVIIHQRNHTGEKPYICSECGKGFTMKSRLIEHQRTHTGEKPFVCNECGKGFPRKSNLVVHQRNHTVEKSYVCNECGKGFTVKSMLIIHQRTHTGEKPYRCSECGKGFPLKSRLIVHQRTHTGEKPYKCNECGKGFIVNSGLMLHQRTHTGEKPYICNECGKGFAFKSNLVVHQRTHTGEKPFMCSECGKGFTMKRYLIVHQQIHMEEKSHICSECGKGFTMKSELSQHQQIHTGEIPYECNECGKGFTVKSRLIVHQRTHTGEKPFICSKCGKGFSSKRNLLVHQRTHNGEKSYICGECGKGFTMKRYLIAHQRTHRGEKPYVCSECGKGFTVKSNLIVHQRTHTGEKPYICSECGKGFTMKRYLVVHQRTHTGEKPYICNECGKGFTVKSNLIVHQRSHTGEKSYVCSECGKGFTVKRTLIIHQRTHTGEKSYICSECGKGFTTKRTLVIHQRTHTGEKPYECNDCGKAFSQKICLIQHERCHTGKTPFVCTECGKSYSHKYGLITHQRIHTGEKPYKCSECGKAFTTKSVLNVHQRTHTGERPYGCSDCEKAFSHLSNLVKHKRMHTRETYDSAKVEVPLTESHSLLRIIDTMQKKNPMNMVTVEMXSVATQTSLNINGFPADWNVLTIGLPVVRCTPSEK